From the genome of Bifidobacterium asteroides, one region includes:
- a CDS encoding tRNA (cytidine(34)-2'-O)-methyltransferase → MNRQEQSGNPSKAIESMYEYGYRKSNYGPDELVTDAHGNPISVVDAMMKADQANRVKTSTPHLCYYSPRIPGNTGSAIRLCAVTGTILHLIEPLGFNLKDTKLRRAGLDYHDMAHVVLHPDFDDLVRSMPDSRIIAFTAHADKLYTQVSYRPDDILLFGPEPGDIPDPMDIMTGPHVAEQVRLPMRPSLRSLNLTNCASIAIYEAWRQLGFQGGR, encoded by the coding sequence ATGAACAGGCAGGAGCAGTCCGGAAACCCGTCGAAGGCCATCGAAAGCATGTACGAGTACGGATACCGCAAATCGAATTATGGTCCCGACGAGCTGGTCACCGACGCCCACGGCAACCCCATCTCGGTGGTGGACGCCATGATGAAAGCCGATCAGGCCAACCGGGTGAAAACCTCCACGCCCCACCTGTGCTACTATTCGCCGCGAATCCCCGGAAACACCGGCTCAGCCATCCGCCTGTGCGCCGTGACCGGCACCATCCTGCACCTGATAGAGCCCCTCGGCTTCAACCTCAAAGACACCAAGCTGCGCCGGGCCGGCCTGGACTACCATGACATGGCCCACGTGGTACTGCACCCGGACTTCGACGACCTGGTCCGCTCCATGCCCGACAGCCGGATCATCGCCTTCACCGCCCACGCCGACAAGCTCTACACCCAGGTCAGCTACCGGCCGGACGACATCCTCCTATTCGGCCCGGAACCCGGCGACATCCCCGACCCCATGGACATCATGACCGGCCCTCACGTGGCCGAACAGGTCAGGCTGCCCATGCGGCCAAGCCTGCGCAGCCTGAACCTGACCAACTGCGCCTCCATAGCCATCTACGAGGCCTGGCGGCAGCTGGGATTCCAAGGCGGCCGCTGA
- a CDS encoding A/G-specific adenine glycosylase codes for MAKGGATMENAETTLAETEPIRLRLFDWWSRYARDLPWRFGRTTPWGVLVSEVMSQQTQMSRVVPYWTAWMKIWPDAASLAAAPKAEIITAWGRLGYPRRALRLQECAQQVAGQYADRLPRDYDQLVALPGIGDYTASAVMSFAYGERIAVIDTNIRRVLSRVFLGRESTGGAASREERQLAWQVLPEDVDAGDSGAQEDSGRLGLADPKVRSAAWREPSSARWNQAVMELGATVCIARKPACGICPLAGHCRFLKAGLPGLGAGRTRPRQRFAGTDRQVRGAILRALRQASGAPVSRKDLEPLCEDEIRLDRCIASLDEDGLLEIGQDGRLSLPQ; via the coding sequence ATGGCGAAGGGCGGTGCAACCATGGAGAACGCGGAAACGACTTTGGCGGAGACTGAACCCATCCGCCTGCGGCTGTTCGACTGGTGGAGCCGATACGCCCGCGACCTGCCTTGGCGCTTTGGGCGGACCACGCCCTGGGGGGTCCTGGTCTCCGAGGTCATGAGCCAGCAGACCCAGATGAGCCGGGTGGTGCCCTACTGGACTGCTTGGATGAAAATCTGGCCGGATGCGGCCTCCCTGGCTGCTGCACCCAAGGCCGAGATCATCACAGCTTGGGGCCGGCTGGGCTACCCGCGCCGAGCCCTGCGCCTGCAGGAGTGCGCGCAGCAGGTGGCCGGCCAGTATGCAGACCGCCTGCCTCGTGATTACGACCAGCTGGTGGCCCTGCCGGGCATCGGCGACTACACAGCCAGCGCTGTCATGAGCTTTGCCTACGGCGAGAGGATCGCCGTCATCGACACCAACATCCGCAGGGTGCTCTCTAGGGTCTTTTTGGGGCGCGAATCCACTGGTGGCGCTGCCAGCCGAGAGGAGCGCCAGCTGGCCTGGCAGGTCCTGCCTGAGGATGTCGATGCCGGGGACAGCGGCGCCCAGGAAGATAGTGGTCGTTTGGGACTGGCTGATCCGAAGGTCAGGTCGGCAGCCTGGCGGGAGCCGTCCTCGGCCCGATGGAACCAGGCCGTCATGGAGCTGGGCGCCACAGTCTGCATTGCCCGCAAGCCTGCCTGCGGCATCTGCCCTTTGGCTGGTCACTGCCGCTTTCTCAAGGCCGGACTGCCCGGTCTGGGCGCAGGCAGAACCAGGCCCCGGCAGCGCTTCGCTGGTACCGACCGGCAGGTCCGCGGTGCGATCCTCCGGGCCCTACGGCAGGCTTCGGGCGCGCCCGTCTCAAGGAAGGACCTGGAACCCCTGTGCGAGGACGAAATCCGACTTGATCGGTGCATCGCCTCCCTGGACGAGGACGGTCTTCTGGAGATCGGCCAGGACGGCCGCCTGAGTCTGCCGCAGTGA
- the rpoB gene encoding DNA-directed RNA polymerase subunit beta, which yields MAANKAVSSTTATQARADEHDIKLHKATDRVNFGSIREPIEVPYLLGVQTDSFDWLVGNDRWKKRVEEDQVNGTHTVAPVSGLDEVFQEISPIENFAQTMSLTFSDPYFEEPRHTVQECKEKDYTYSAPLYVNAEFENGDTGEIKSQTVFMGDFPLQTPHGTFIIGGSERVIVSQLVRSPGVYFDRTQDRNSDKEIFGAKIIPSRGAWLEFEIDKRDVLGVRVDRKRKQSAIVFLMAIGMTKPQIRKAFKGYPLVLDALEKETIETQDEALTDLYRKIRPADTASPEAGRNLLDSFYFNTKRYDLARVGRYKINRKLGLEADFNDRSLHPEDIIATLKYLVTLHAGGQTFPGRRDGQDIELRVDVDDIDHFGNRRIRQVGELIQNQLRTGLSRMERVVRERMTTQDAEAITPQSLINIRPVNATIKEFFGTSQLSQFMDQNNPLAGVTNKRRLSALGPGGLSRDRASMEVRDVHPSHYGRMCPIESPEGPNIGLIGSLATFARVNPFGFIETPYRKVIDGQVTDDVVYMTADQESEHTIAQANQEIDETGHFVEDEALVRDAEAEAKDVPVSQVDLMDVSPRQMVSVGASLIPFLEHDEGHRALMGTNMQRQAVPLVKSERPLVGTGSEWRSAIDSGDVILAEKPGVVTYVSADIIRVMNDDGTQSSYKLAKFQRSNQTTCYNQVPLIKDGERVEAGTVLADGPATEKGEMALGKNVLVAFMPWNGYNYEDAVIISQRLVQDDTLSSIHIEEYETDARETKLGAEEITRDLPNVGEDAVANLDERGIIRIGAEVEAGDILVGKVTPKGETELTPEERLLRAIFGEKSREVRDTSLRVPHGETGTVIEVKEVTREDAEEDGDELPNGVNRMIRVYIAQHRKITQGDKLSGRHGNKGVISRILPEEDMPFMADGTPIDIMLNPLGVPSRMNLGQVLELHLGWIAHSGWDISLDPDLEAEWKKHIPAGAEKADPGTTVATPVFDGVRQDALNGLLKTTLPNRDGERLVGDDGKAVLYDGRTGEPFTKPISVGYMYMLKLHHLVDDKIHARSTGPYSMITQQPLGGKAQFGGQRFGEMEVWALEAYGAAYTLHEMMTTKSDDVDGRVRAYGAIVRGENLPAAGIPESFKVLLKEMQSLSLNVEVLNAEGNVIEMKDEDDDPSAASDDLGFNIGARPDAAAKADQSAPEPEYR from the coding sequence TTGGCTGCCAATAAAGCTGTAAGTAGTACCACCGCCACGCAGGCACGCGCTGACGAACACGACATCAAACTGCACAAGGCCACCGATCGTGTCAATTTCGGATCCATCCGCGAACCCATCGAGGTGCCCTACCTCCTGGGCGTGCAGACCGATAGCTTCGACTGGCTGGTCGGCAATGACCGCTGGAAGAAGCGGGTCGAAGAGGATCAGGTCAACGGGACCCATACCGTGGCCCCCGTCTCCGGTCTGGATGAGGTCTTCCAGGAGATCTCTCCCATTGAGAACTTTGCCCAGACCATGAGCCTGACCTTCTCGGATCCCTACTTCGAGGAGCCCCGGCACACGGTCCAGGAGTGCAAGGAGAAGGACTACACCTACTCCGCTCCTCTGTACGTGAACGCCGAGTTCGAGAACGGGGACACTGGCGAGATCAAGTCGCAGACCGTCTTCATGGGCGACTTCCCGCTGCAGACACCACACGGCACCTTCATCATCGGCGGCTCGGAGCGCGTCATCGTCTCCCAGCTGGTCCGCTCTCCTGGCGTCTACTTCGACCGCACCCAGGACCGCAACTCCGACAAGGAGATCTTCGGGGCCAAGATCATCCCCAGCCGGGGCGCCTGGCTGGAGTTCGAGATCGACAAGCGCGATGTGCTGGGCGTGCGCGTGGACCGCAAGCGCAAGCAGTCCGCCATCGTCTTCCTTATGGCCATCGGCATGACCAAGCCGCAGATCCGCAAGGCCTTCAAGGGCTATCCGCTGGTCCTGGATGCCCTGGAGAAGGAGACCATCGAGACCCAGGACGAGGCCCTGACCGACCTCTACCGTAAGATCCGGCCTGCGGACACCGCCTCGCCCGAGGCCGGCCGCAACCTGCTGGACTCCTTCTACTTCAACACCAAGCGCTACGACCTGGCCCGGGTCGGCCGCTACAAGATCAACCGCAAGCTTGGGCTTGAGGCCGACTTCAACGACCGCAGCCTGCATCCTGAGGACATCATCGCCACCCTGAAGTACCTGGTGACCCTGCATGCCGGCGGACAGACCTTCCCTGGCCGCCGCGACGGCCAGGACATCGAGCTGCGGGTGGACGTGGACGATATCGACCACTTCGGCAACCGCCGCATCCGTCAGGTGGGCGAGCTGATCCAGAACCAGCTGCGTACCGGTCTGAGCCGTATGGAACGCGTGGTCCGTGAGAGGATGACCACCCAGGACGCGGAGGCCATCACCCCGCAGTCCCTGATCAACATCCGCCCGGTCAACGCCACCATCAAGGAGTTCTTCGGAACCTCCCAGCTCAGCCAGTTCATGGATCAGAACAACCCTCTGGCCGGCGTGACCAACAAGCGTCGTCTCTCGGCCCTGGGCCCCGGCGGCCTGTCCCGCGACCGCGCCTCCATGGAGGTGCGCGATGTGCACCCCTCCCACTACGGACGCATGTGCCCCATCGAGTCTCCTGAAGGCCCCAACATCGGCCTGATCGGCTCCCTGGCCACCTTCGCCCGGGTCAACCCCTTCGGCTTCATCGAGACCCCCTACCGCAAGGTCATTGATGGCCAGGTGACCGACGACGTGGTCTACATGACCGCCGACCAGGAGTCCGAGCACACCATCGCCCAGGCCAACCAGGAGATCGACGAGACTGGGCACTTCGTCGAGGACGAGGCTCTGGTGCGTGACGCCGAGGCCGAGGCCAAGGATGTGCCCGTCTCCCAGGTGGACCTGATGGACGTCTCCCCCCGGCAGATGGTTTCGGTGGGCGCCTCCCTGATCCCCTTCCTGGAGCACGACGAGGGCCACCGGGCACTGATGGGCACCAACATGCAGCGTCAGGCCGTCCCCCTGGTCAAGTCCGAGCGTCCCCTGGTAGGCACCGGCTCCGAGTGGCGCTCCGCCATCGACTCGGGCGATGTCATCCTGGCCGAGAAGCCGGGCGTGGTCACCTACGTCTCCGCCGACATCATCCGTGTCATGAATGACGACGGCACTCAGTCCTCCTACAAGTTGGCCAAGTTCCAGCGGTCCAACCAGACCACCTGCTACAACCAGGTCCCCCTGATCAAGGACGGGGAGCGTGTCGAGGCCGGCACGGTCCTGGCTGACGGCCCCGCCACCGAGAAGGGCGAGATGGCCCTGGGCAAGAACGTCCTGGTGGCCTTCATGCCTTGGAACGGCTACAACTACGAGGACGCCGTCATCATCTCCCAGCGGCTGGTCCAGGATGACACTCTGAGCTCCATCCACATCGAGGAGTACGAGACCGACGCCCGCGAGACCAAGCTGGGCGCCGAGGAGATCACCCGGGACCTGCCCAACGTGGGCGAGGATGCGGTGGCCAACTTGGATGAGCGCGGCATCATCCGCATCGGCGCCGAGGTCGAGGCCGGGGACATCCTGGTCGGCAAGGTCACTCCCAAGGGCGAGACCGAGCTCACTCCCGAGGAGCGGCTTCTGCGGGCCATCTTCGGCGAGAAGAGCCGCGAGGTGCGCGACACCAGCCTGCGGGTGCCCCACGGCGAGACCGGCACGGTCATCGAGGTCAAGGAGGTCACCCGCGAGGATGCTGAGGAGGACGGCGACGAGCTGCCCAACGGCGTCAACCGGATGATCCGGGTCTACATCGCCCAGCACCGCAAGATCACCCAAGGCGACAAGCTCTCGGGCCGTCACGGCAACAAGGGCGTCATCTCGAGGATCCTGCCCGAGGAGGATATGCCCTTCATGGCCGATGGCACCCCCATCGACATCATGCTCAACCCGCTGGGCGTCCCCTCCCGTATGAACCTGGGTCAGGTCCTGGAGCTCCACCTGGGGTGGATCGCGCACTCCGGCTGGGACATCAGCCTGGATCCCGACCTGGAGGCCGAGTGGAAGAAACACATTCCCGCAGGGGCCGAGAAGGCCGACCCTGGCACCACCGTGGCCACCCCGGTCTTCGACGGCGTGCGTCAGGATGCCCTGAACGGTCTGCTCAAGACCACCCTGCCCAACCGTGACGGCGAGCGCCTGGTGGGCGACGACGGCAAGGCCGTGCTCTACGACGGCCGCACCGGCGAGCCCTTCACCAAGCCGATCTCCGTGGGCTACATGTACATGCTCAAGCTCCACCACCTGGTGGACGACAAGATCCACGCCCGGTCCACTGGCCCCTACTCCATGATCACCCAGCAGCCCCTGGGCGGCAAGGCCCAGTTCGGCGGCCAGCGCTTCGGTGAGATGGAGGTCTGGGCCCTGGAGGCCTACGGCGCCGCCTACACCCTGCACGAGATGATGACCACCAAGTCCGACGACGTGGATGGCCGTGTCCGGGCTTACGGAGCCATCGTGCGCGGGGAGAACCTGCCGGCGGCCGGTATCCCCGAATCCTTCAAGGTGCTGCTCAAGGAGATGCAGTCGCTCTCCTTGAACGTTGAGGTGCTCAACGCGGAAGGCAACGTGATCGAGATGAAGGACGAGGACGACGACCCCAGCGCCGCCTCCGACGACTTGGGCTTCAATATCGGAGCCCGTCCGGACGCCGCCGCCAAGGCCGACCAGTCCGCTCCCGAACCGGAGTACCGCTGA
- a CDS encoding DNA-directed RNA polymerase subunit beta': MLDVNAFDKLRIGLATADDIRGWSYGEVKKPETINYRTLKPEKDGLFGEQIFGPTRDWECACGKYKRVRFKGIVCERCGVEVTRSRVRRERMGHIELAAPVTHIWFFKGVPSRLGYLLDIAPKDLEKVIYFAAYMVTKVDEEQRHKDLPDLQDEFDNEINQLEKKRDLEIDKRAKKLEEDLAELEKSDEVKGSMKARLRNGAERDMTAIRKRYDDQIQRITAVFDRFKTLKPGDMEGDVDLWREMQDRYGDYFEGCMGAEAIKKRLQDFDLEGAAKQLRHEIDTGSGQRKARALKRLKVVSAFLNTGNKPEAMVLDVVPVIPPDLRPMVQLDGGRFATSDLNDLYRRVINRNNRLKRLIELGAPEIMLNNEKRMLQEAVDSLFDNGRRGRPVTGASNRPLKSLADMLKGKQGRFRQNLLGKRVDYSGRSVIVVGPSLRMHQCGLPKPMALELFKPFVIKRLVDLNYAQNMKSAKRLVDRGDPEVWGVLEEVISEHPVLLNRAPTLHRLGIQAFEPILVEGKAIHLPPLACAAFNADFDGDQMAVHLPLSAEAQAEARSLMLASDNILKPADGHTVTMPSQDMILGLYYLTTVVDGAKGQGRIFSSLAEARMALDLGEIDMQAKILLRVPADFVMPKDWEPGDLKVVDPEPGSPDVVKEEVFKDGSRLFATNYGRVLFNRTLPVDYPFINEQVPKGKLSGIVDDIATRYSTAQVAATLDALKDLGFTRAQWSGVTMAFSDIVVPPERSEIVNEYQGQAAKVNSQYDMGLLTDEERRQELINLWTECTDKVADAMQEHFTPDNNVNIMVQSGARGNWMQIRQIAGMRGLVANPKGEIIPRPVKSNYHDGLSVLEYFISQHGARKGLADTALRTAESGYLTRRLVDVSQDVIVREEDCGTMRGLTMKVAERDEQGNLVLVKAADGGPYSRLLAADVIDPKDGKTVLYKRGDAMSMDVLRDMVAHGVEEVKARSVLTCESTRGVCAKCYGWSLATNKLVDVGEAVGIVAAQSIGEPGTQLTLRSFHSGGVASASDITQGLPRVTELFEARTPKGEAPIAEFPGTVKVEDTDRGRQVTLTPDDTSVEALTYPVTRRAPMMVKDGQHVEAGTQLIEGSVDPKKILRILGPRAAQVNIVNEVHTVYRSQGVDIHDKHIEVIVHQMLRRVTVIDSGDTDLLPGELVDQAKFKAANMKAVKAGGKPAAGRPELMGITKASLATDSWLSAASFQETTRVLTEAALNQKVDDLKGLKENVIIGKLIPAGTGLARYRNATVEPDKAIRDTIYPNFGLGGSDVDLSDADLNDVDFSNIDFGDLKLGDDFNPDDFLNDQGGQSHLDTPNGNVSAKDSTDESLKQSGADQTVSQKGSATGGQGAAATFSSADQDSGQ; encoded by the coding sequence GTGCTGGACGTCAATGCATTTGACAAACTGAGAATCGGACTGGCCACCGCCGACGACATCCGCGGTTGGAGCTATGGCGAGGTCAAGAAGCCTGAGACCATCAATTACCGTACCTTGAAGCCCGAGAAGGACGGCCTGTTCGGCGAGCAGATCTTCGGACCCACCCGCGACTGGGAGTGCGCCTGCGGCAAGTACAAGCGCGTGCGTTTCAAGGGCATCGTTTGCGAGCGTTGCGGCGTGGAGGTCACCCGTTCCCGCGTCCGTCGTGAGCGTATGGGCCATATCGAGTTGGCAGCCCCCGTCACCCACATTTGGTTCTTCAAGGGCGTGCCCTCCCGGCTGGGCTACCTGCTGGACATCGCGCCCAAGGACCTGGAGAAGGTCATCTACTTCGCGGCCTACATGGTCACCAAGGTGGACGAGGAGCAGCGCCACAAGGACCTGCCCGACCTGCAGGACGAGTTCGACAACGAGATCAACCAGCTGGAGAAGAAGCGCGACCTGGAGATCGACAAGCGTGCTAAGAAGCTGGAGGAGGATCTGGCCGAGCTGGAGAAGTCCGACGAGGTCAAAGGCTCTATGAAGGCACGTCTGCGCAACGGTGCCGAGCGGGACATGACCGCCATCCGCAAGCGTTACGACGACCAGATTCAGAGGATCACCGCCGTCTTCGACCGTTTCAAGACCCTGAAGCCCGGCGATATGGAAGGCGACGTGGACCTGTGGCGGGAGATGCAGGACCGCTACGGTGACTACTTCGAGGGCTGCATGGGCGCCGAGGCCATCAAGAAGCGCCTGCAGGACTTCGACCTGGAGGGTGCTGCCAAGCAGCTCCGCCATGAGATCGACACCGGCTCCGGCCAGCGCAAGGCTCGTGCCCTCAAGCGGCTCAAGGTGGTCTCCGCCTTCCTGAACACCGGCAACAAGCCCGAGGCCATGGTCCTGGACGTCGTCCCGGTCATTCCGCCCGACCTGCGCCCCATGGTGCAGCTGGACGGCGGCCGGTTCGCCACCTCCGACCTGAACGACCTCTACCGGCGCGTCATCAACCGCAACAACAGGCTCAAGCGCCTGATCGAGTTGGGCGCTCCCGAGATCATGCTCAACAACGAGAAGCGTATGCTCCAGGAGGCTGTCGACTCCCTCTTCGACAACGGCCGCCGTGGCCGTCCCGTCACCGGAGCTTCCAACCGTCCCCTGAAGTCCCTAGCAGACATGCTCAAGGGCAAGCAGGGCCGCTTCCGTCAGAACCTGCTGGGCAAGCGTGTGGACTACTCCGGCCGTTCCGTGATTGTGGTCGGCCCCTCTCTGCGCATGCACCAGTGCGGCCTGCCCAAGCCCATGGCCCTGGAGCTCTTCAAGCCCTTCGTCATCAAGCGGCTGGTGGACCTCAACTACGCGCAGAACATGAAGAGCGCCAAGCGTCTGGTGGACCGCGGAGACCCAGAGGTCTGGGGTGTGCTGGAAGAGGTCATCTCCGAGCATCCCGTCCTGCTCAACCGTGCGCCTACGCTGCACCGTCTGGGCATCCAGGCCTTCGAGCCCATCCTGGTCGAGGGCAAAGCCATCCACCTGCCCCCGCTGGCTTGCGCGGCCTTCAACGCCGACTTCGACGGCGACCAGATGGCAGTTCACCTGCCCCTGTCGGCCGAGGCCCAGGCGGAGGCCCGCTCTCTGATGCTGGCTTCCGACAACATCCTCAAGCCCGCCGACGGCCACACGGTCACCATGCCTTCCCAGGACATGATTCTGGGTCTGTACTACCTGACCACCGTCGTGGACGGCGCCAAGGGCCAGGGCCGGATCTTCTCCAGCCTGGCTGAGGCTCGGATGGCTCTGGACCTGGGCGAGATCGACATGCAGGCCAAGATCCTGCTGCGTGTGCCCGCCGACTTCGTCATGCCCAAGGACTGGGAACCCGGCGACCTCAAGGTCGTCGACCCCGAGCCCGGCAGCCCCGACGTGGTCAAGGAGGAGGTCTTCAAGGACGGCTCCAGGCTCTTCGCCACCAACTACGGGCGAGTCCTGTTCAACCGGACGTTGCCTGTGGACTACCCCTTCATCAACGAGCAGGTGCCCAAGGGCAAGCTGTCCGGCATCGTGGACGACATCGCCACCCGGTATTCGACCGCACAGGTTGCGGCGACCCTTGATGCCCTGAAGGATCTGGGCTTCACAAGGGCGCAGTGGTCCGGCGTGACCATGGCCTTCTCCGACATCGTGGTGCCGCCCGAGCGCAGCGAGATCGTCAACGAGTACCAGGGGCAGGCTGCCAAGGTCAACTCCCAGTACGATATGGGCCTGCTGACCGACGAGGAGCGCCGTCAGGAGCTGATCAACCTGTGGACCGAGTGCACCGACAAGGTGGCTGACGCCATGCAGGAGCACTTCACTCCGGACAACAACGTGAACATCATGGTTCAGTCGGGGGCGCGAGGCAACTGGATGCAGATCCGCCAGATCGCCGGCATGCGAGGCCTGGTGGCCAACCCCAAGGGCGAGATCATTCCTCGACCTGTCAAGTCCAACTACCACGACGGCCTGTCGGTGCTGGAGTACTTTATCTCCCAGCACGGCGCCCGCAAGGGGCTGGCCGACACCGCATTACGCACCGCCGAATCGGGCTACCTGACCCGTCGTCTGGTCGATGTTTCGCAGGATGTGATCGTGCGCGAAGAGGACTGCGGCACCATGCGCGGTCTGACCATGAAAGTGGCCGAGCGCGACGAGCAGGGCAACCTGGTCCTGGTCAAGGCGGCCGACGGCGGTCCTTACTCCCGCCTCCTGGCGGCCGATGTCATCGACCCCAAGGACGGCAAGACCGTGCTTTACAAGCGCGGCGACGCCATGTCCATGGATGTCCTGCGCGACATGGTCGCCCACGGCGTTGAGGAGGTCAAGGCCCGCTCGGTCCTGACCTGCGAGTCCACCCGCGGGGTGTGCGCCAAGTGCTACGGCTGGTCCCTGGCCACCAACAAGCTGGTGGATGTGGGCGAGGCCGTGGGCATCGTGGCCGCCCAGTCCATCGGCGAGCCCGGCACCCAGCTGACGCTGCGTTCCTTCCACTCGGGCGGTGTGGCTTCGGCCTCCGACATCACCCAGGGTCTTCCCCGTGTCACCGAGCTCTTCGAGGCCCGTACCCCCAAGGGCGAGGCGCCCATCGCGGAGTTCCCTGGAACCGTCAAGGTGGAGGATACCGACCGCGGCCGTCAGGTGACACTGACTCCTGACGACACCTCTGTGGAGGCGCTGACCTATCCGGTCACCCGCCGCGCGCCCATGATGGTCAAGGACGGACAGCATGTCGAGGCCGGCACCCAGTTGATCGAGGGGTCCGTGGATCCCAAGAAGATCCTGCGCATCCTCGGCCCGCGCGCCGCCCAGGTGAACATCGTCAACGAAGTGCACACGGTCTATCGCTCCCAGGGCGTGGATATCCACGACAAGCACATCGAGGTCATCGTCCACCAGATGCTCCGTCGCGTCACGGTCATCGACTCGGGCGACACCGACCTGCTGCCTGGCGAGCTGGTCGACCAGGCCAAGTTCAAGGCCGCCAACATGAAGGCCGTCAAGGCCGGTGGCAAGCCGGCTGCGGGGCGCCCCGAGCTCATGGGCATCACCAAGGCCTCCCTGGCCACCGACTCCTGGCTGTCGGCTGCCTCCTTCCAGGAGACGACCCGCGTGCTTACCGAGGCGGCCCTGAATCAGAAGGTCGACGATCTGAAGGGTCTCAAGGAGAACGTGATCATCGGCAAGCTGATCCCTGCCGGCACTGGCCTGGCCAGGTACCGCAACGCCACCGTGGAGCCCGACAAGGCCATCCGCGACACCATCTACCCCAACTTCGGCCTGGGTGGCAGCGATGTGGATTTGAGCGACGCCGACCTGAACGATGTGGACTTCTCCAACATCGACTTCGGGGACCTGAAACTGGGCGACGACTTCAACCCGGACGATTTCCTCAACGACCAGGGCGGCCAGAGCCATCTGGACACCCCCAACGGCAACGTATCAGCCAAGGACAGCACAGACGAGTCCCTGAAGCAGTCCGGCGCTGATCAGACCGTCTCGCAGAAGGGCTCCGCCACGGGTGGCCAGGGAGCTGCGGCCACTTTCTCCTCCGCGGATCAGGATTCAGGCCAGTGA